The window ATCCCGTCGGCTCTTCGTGACAGGATGGAGGTCATCGATATCCCGGGATATACGGAGCAGGAAAAGCTGGAGATAGCGAAGCGCTACCTCATCCCCAAACAGCTTTCCGAAAATGGTCTCACGAGCGCCCGGCTGAATATAACCGACAAGGGGATGGAAAAGATCGTGGGGGAGTATACCCGGGAGGCGGGACTGAGGAATCTCGAAAGGGAGATAGCCATGGTTGCCCGCAAGGTAGCCAGAAGGGTGGCGGAGGGCGACAAGAAAAAGGTGGTCGTGACGCCAAAGAATCTCAACGATTTTCTGGGGCCCGTCAAGTATCTGCCGGACAGCCAGACGGAACAGGACTACATAGGTGTGGCGAGCGGTCTTGCCTGGACGGAGTTCGGCGGTGATGTCCTCTACGTAGAGGCTTCCTGCCGCAAGGGCAAGAAGGAACTGACCCTCACGGGGAACATGGGCGACGTGATGAAAGAGTCGGCCCAGGCCGCCCTGACATATATCAAATCCAAGGCGGAGGTCCTCGGCATCGGGGGAGGCATTTTCGATGACCTGGAAATGCACATACACGTCCCCCAGGGCGCAATCCCAAAGGATGGCCCGTCAGCCGGCATTACCATGGCCGTCGCCATGATAAGCGCCATTACCGGGCGCCCCATCAACAGAAAGATAGCGATGACGGGAGAGATCACCCTGACCGGCAGGGTCCTTCCCATCGGCGGCCTCAAGGAAAAGACCCTTGCCGCCCTGCGCAACCGGATGGAAAAGGTCCTTATACCCCACGAAAATGCTCATGAACTGGTCGAGATACCCAGCTATGTGCAGAAGAAGATCACCTTCCTTTCCGCGAAGACGATGGACGATGTCGTTGAGGCCATTTTTGGAAAAAAGGTATGAGGTATGAAGGAGGCTTCGTTCTATGAAAAAAAGGACGAAAAGACCCTGCATTGCTTTCTGTGCCGCCATAATTGTGTCATAGCCGATGGGAAAAGGGGTGTATGCGGCGTCAGGGAGAACAGGGGCGGCACACTCTACAGTCTTGTTTATGGTCTTCCCTGCGCTTATCATGTCGATCCCATAGAGAAAAAGCCCCTGTATCATTTTTACCCCGGCTCGCGCGCCTTCTCGGTGGCTACGGCGGGGTGCAACTTTCGCTGTCTTCATTGTCAGAATCACGACATTTCCCAGGGTCCCCGCGAGGAGAAGAGGGTGTTCGGTGAGAAGGTCACGGCCGGGGAGATGGTCACGCAAGCCGCAGCAGCACGATGCAACAGCATCTCTTACACCTACACCGAGCCGACCGTTTTTTTCGAATATGCCTTTGATATAGCCCGCATCGCCCGGGAAAAGGGGATAGCGAACAATTTCGTGACCAACGGATATATCGAAGAGGCCCCTCTTCGGGCCATCGCACCCTATCTCGACGCAGCCAACATCGATCTGAAGGGCTTCAACGAATCGTTTTACAGGGACATCTGCGGGGCGAAGCTTTCCGGGGTCCTCGATACGATACGGCTGCACAAGGAACTCGGGATCTGGATAGAACTGACGACGCTTATCATACCGGGACACAACGACAGCGAGGAAGAATTGAGGTCCATAGCACGATTCATCGCAAAGGACCTCGGTGTGGAAACCCCCTGGCATGTCAGCGCCTTTTATCCCACATACAAACTCCTTGATGCGGCGCCGACGAGTCCGCAGAGCCTTGCACGGGCCCGGCAGATAGGCATCGATGAAGGGCTCCGCTATGTCTACCAGGGCAATATACCTGGTTCCGGGGGAGAGGACACCTATTGCCACAACTGCCACAAGACGGTCATAGGGCGTTACGGGTACGCGGTCACGGAGTACAATCTGAAAGGCGGCGACTGCAAGTTTTGCGGCAGCGCTCTTGATGGTGTAGGTCTTTGACCAGTCGCCCCATCATTGGGGCGCAAGAAACTTCTTGATATAAAATCAGGAACTTAATTTAATATAGAATATTCCAAATTCCAGACGGTGCGACGAAGGGGGGAGGCATGCGTTTCTTTCAGAATATCAGGATAGGCAAACGTCTCGGCATTGGTTTCAGCGTTTTCATGATCATCATAGTGCTCATGGCCCTGCTGGGTTTCAAGATCATTCACGGCGTGGACAGTAAAGCGGGTCATATCGTCGAGACGGCCCTCGAGAAGACGGTCCTTGCCAATACGGTCATGGGGGTGATCTACAAGGCCTACAGTTCGATGGGCGTCATTGCTTTCACCACTGACGGCGCAGTCATCGAGGCGGAAAAGGAGAACCTCTCCCGGATGCGGCAGGCCTATGGCGCCGCCCTGGGCAGCCTCGAGAAGCTTGAACAGGACCCGAAGGGGAAAGAGATCATCACCCGCTACAAGGCACTGCACGAGAGGGCGCGCGATTCAAACGACAGGCTCATCGAATATGCGACGAACAAGGAGCATGCGAAGGCGATCGAGGTATATCTCAACGACAGCAAGGCTGTGTCTAAAGACATGATCACAAGCCTGCAATCCATCATCCGATACCAGGAGGACAATGTCCGCGGCCAATTCCTTTCGATACGCCAGGACAACAAGCGCTATACTGTTGTCCTCATCGTCTTCGGCATATTCGCGCTCCTTCTGGGCATCATCCTTTCCATCACGATAACGCGAAGCATCGTTGTCCCCATCAGGGGCAACACGCGGGCCGTCAGGGCCATGGCGAAGGGAAATCTCACCATCGAGGTCCCCACGGACAGAAAGGATGAGTTCGGCGACGAAATGAAGGCGGCCAAGGAGATGGTGGAGAAGTGGCGCGAGGTCATCGGCAATCTCAAAGTGGCCGCGGCCAGCATCTCCTCCGCGGGTGTTCAACTCAGCGCCAGCGCAGACCAGATGTCGAAGGGCTCCGGAGAGCAGGCCAACAGGTCATCCCAGGTCGCGGCGGCCTCCGTGGAGATGTCACAGACGGTCGTGGACATCGCGCGGAACACGAACAGCATAGCGAATTCCGCTGCGAATGCCGCGAAGATAGCCAAGGAAGGGGAAGAGATCGTCAACCAGGCCACCAGGGAAGTGGAAGAGATAGCCCGGACCGTCGATGGCTCCGCCGAGTCGATAAAGACCCTTGGCGAGCGTTCGAACCAGATAGGCGCGATCGTCAACGTCATCGACGATATCGCGGACCAGACGAACCTGCTGGCGCTCAATGCTGCCATTGAAGCCGCCCGTGCAGGTGACCAGGGCAGGGGTTTCGCGGTCGTCGCGGACGAGGTGCGCAAGCTGGCGGAGCGGACAGCAAATTCGACCTCCGAGATCGGCGGCATGATCAATGCAATCCAGAACGATGTTGAACGGGCGGTGATGACGATGAACACCGTCGCAAAAAAGGTCGAGACAGGCGTCGATCTTTCCGGAAAGGCGGGAGACTCTCTCCGGGTCATCGTGGCAAGCGTCGACGACCTTCTTGGAATGGTGCAGCAGATCGCATCGGCAACGGACGAGATGAGCGCCACGTCGGAGGAGATCAACCGGGACATTGAACAGATCGCGGCCGTCTCCCGCGAGACATCGGTGAGTTCGGAGCAGACCGCTCAGGCGTCGGGGGAACTGGCGAAGCTCTCAAGCGATCTCGAAGATATCGTCAGCAGGTTCAGAGTGTGAGAACCCGGGAGAGAGAGTCGGGCAGGCAATAACTTTTCCAATTTCTATTTTCCCTTGCAACCTTTTGTTTTCACAGAAGAAGGAGCTTCAACGCATTTGAGGCCGGTATTGTGAATTTTTTCCTATGTTTCGTTGACAATCGAAATAGAAAATGTTTAATATAGAAAGCCAATCCATACCGTTCCAGGTAATTATGGTTATTTATTATTCATCTCAAAGGAGGTCATAGATGAGTGTCAAAAAAGGGTTAAGCACCGCACTATTATTATTGATGTTTATGCTTGTCGCCTTGCCGGCGTTTGCCGGTGAAGCGGACATCGTACTGCCGGATCTTTCGACGGTAACGTTTAATCTCTTCGGCAGTGCCGTGAGCGGCGTAAGCATCATGTATTTCGGTATCATCATTTGCTTTGTCGGGCTGATCTTTTCCGTCATGCAGGCAAAACAGACGAAGAACATGCCTGCCCACAAGTGCATGCTCGATGTTTCCGCGGTAATCTGGGAAACATGTAAGTCCTATCTCGCCCAGCAGGGCAAGTTCCTCTTCATTCTCTGGGTACTGATCGCGGTCTGTATGGTGTATTACTTCATGGGATTGTCCCATGCTCCTTTTGGCAACATGGCCATCATCCTTGTTTGTTCCATCCTCGGTATCCTCGGTTCCTACGGAGTTGCATGGTTCGGCATGAGGATCAACACCTGGGCAAACTCGCGGACGGCCTTTGCGTCCCTTCGGGGCAGGCCGGTTGAGGTCGTCAACATCCCGCTGACCTCGGGAATGAGCGTTGGGCTCCTCCTGGTGAGCGTTGAGCTTTTCTTCATGATCTGCATCCTTGTTTTCCTTCCGAAAGAACTCGTTGGCCCCAGCTTCATCGGTTTTGCCATCGGTGAGTCTCTTGGCGCCAGTGCACTCAGGATCGCCGGCGGCATCTTCACGAAGATCGCCGATATTGGCAGCGACCTCATGAAGATCGTCTTCAAGCTTCCCGAAGACGACCCGAAGAACCCCGGTGTTATCGCCGACTGTACCGGTGACAATGCCGGCGACAGCGTCGGTCCCACCGCGGACGGTTTCGAGACCTATGGCGTTACGGGCGTTGCCCTGGTAGCCTTCCTCGCCCTGGCGCTTGCGGCAAATCCCATGATGTCCGGCACCCTGATCATCTGGATCTTCGCAATGCGTATCCTCATGATCCTCACATCCCTTGTTTCCTATTTCATCAACAGGGGTCTCACTTCTTCTCTTTACGGTTCAAAGACAAAATTCGATTTCGAACAGCCCCTTACCAACCTGGTGTGGATCACGTCGATCGTTGCGATCATCGTTACCTTCTGGGCGAGCTACATGCTCCTCGGAGAACTGAGTGCCAGTCAGTACCCGGGGCTCTGGTGGGCACTGGCCGTCATCATCTCCTGCGGTACCATCGCCGGCGCTCTGATCCCTGAGTTTACCAAGGTCTTTACGAGCACCAAATCCCGCCACGTTCAGGAAGTTGTCAGCGCGGCACGCCATGGCGGCGCGTCCCTTGACATTCTCTCCGGTTTTGTTGCCGGTAACTTCTCCGCTTTCTGGGAAGGTCTGACCATTCTCGTTCTCATGTTCATTTCCTATCTCGTGTCCCAGCATCCTTCGATCGTCGCCCTTATGCCGGCGAAGTTTGCATTTGCGGCACCGGTTTTCGCTTTCGGTCTGGTGGCCTTCGGTTTCCTCGGCATGGGCCCCGTGACGATCGCTGTTGACAGTTATGGCCCTGTTTCGGACAACGCGCAGTCTGTCTACGAGCTTTCCAGGATCGAGGCAGTTCCGAACATAAAAGCAGACATCAAGAAGAATTTCGGTTTTGATCCGAACTTTGACGTGGCAAAAGATTATCTCGAAGAGGCGGACGGTGCCGGGAACACCTTCAAGGCAACTGCAAAGCCCGTTCTCATCGGTACCGCTGTCGTCGGTGCGACCACCATGGTCTTCGGTATCATCATTCTCCTCGAGAACATGTACGGCAACGTTGTGGCCCATTTGAGCCTTGTCCAGCCTACAATTATTCTTGGCCTCCTCATGGGCGGCGCCGTCATCTACTGGTTCACGGGCGCGGCAACGCAGGCTGTCACCACCGGTGCATATCGCGCCGTTGTGTTCATCAAGAAGAACATCAATCTTGATAAGGTGGAAGCCTCCATCGAGGACAGCAAGGAAGTCGTGAAGATCTGTACACAGTACGCCCAGAAGGGCATGTGGAACATCTTCATCGTTGTCTTCTTCATGGCCCTCGCGCTCTCCTTTTTCAACCCCTACTTCTTCATCGGCTATCTCATCGCGATTGCATTCTTCGGCCTCTATCAGGCCATCTTCATGGCCAATGCCGGCGGCGCGTGGGACAATGCCAAGAAGATTGTTGAAGTCGACCTGAAGGAAAAGGGGACGGCGCTTCACGAAGCAGTGGTTGTCGGCGACACCGTTGGCGACCCCTTCAAGGACACCTCTTCGGTTTCCATGAACCCCGTTATCAAATTTACGACTCTCTTCGGTCTCCTTGCAACGGAGATCGCGGTGACGATTCAGTCTCAGACATTGAAATCCGTCCTCGGTGGCATCTTCTTCCTCATCGCCCTCATTTTCATCTACCGTTCATTCTACGGAATGAGGATCGGTGACGAGACGCTGGAGTAGAAAAAAGACGCAGTTCAAGACAATGAGAAAGGCGCCCCGAAAAGGGCGCCTTTTTTTTGCGGAAAAGTTTCTTATTTTCGAAAACGGGTCGTATGGGTGCAATAGGCCTTATGAGCGCTGCGGGCCTGTAGAAGGAACGTTGTTCGTTAGGGTTTGTAAATGGTGAAGGTTGTTTCGTCTTTGGCGAGGGGGCTTCGCAGCCAGTGGGCGCTGCCAGGTTTACATTTTTTGTGTCGCCAGGTCCTGTTGCCCACGTAGAGACCCTCATTCTCTTTTATGCGCTGGCCGCAGACATAGCAATAATCCTTTTTAAGCTCGTCGAAGAGGGGTTCAGTGTAGTAGAGGGCTTTTTTCTTAGCGGGCACGATCTTTCCTTTATGTGCAAGAATACCCGAAGAACGAAGCAATTGCAAGGACTAACGGGGGCCAAGGGTCAACCCGCAAGTGAGGCATCACGGAAGATGCGTCGCGGTAAGAATTGAATTGACAGGTCGGTCGACCGACATTACGATTATAACCATGCCGGCGGGAAATATCGTCACCATTCTTGAAAAGATCGGGATGCTTCTGGAGATAAAGGGCGAAAACCCGTTCAAGTCCCGTGCCTATTTGAACGCGGCACAGACGGTGTCGAAGAACGTTGAGGATCTGGACCGGATCGTCTCTGAGGGACGGCTTCGGGAGATCAAGGGGATTGGCGAGGCAATTGCCGCAAGGATCACCGAATACATGGTTACGGGAAAGATCGATTACTATGAGGAGCTCAAAAGCGAGGTCCCCGAATCGCTTCTCGAACTCACCGGGGTTCCGAATCTGGGGCCCAAAAAAATAAAGGTTCTTTTCGAAGAGCTGCACATTACGAATGTGGGTCAACTGGAATATGCCTGCCGCGAGAACCGTCTTGTGAACCTTCCCGGTTTTGGCGAGAAAACGCAGGAAAAGATCCTGAAGGGCGTCGAATTTATCAAGAGACACAAGGGGGAGCATCTTTTCGGGGATGTTTATCCCGATGCGGCCGCCATTCGCGATAGGCTTAGGGGGTTGGTTTCCTCGGGTCTTGTTGAGGTCTGCGGGAGCATCCGCAGAAGAAAGGAGGTCGTCAAAGACATGGACATCCTTGCGGCAGGGGACGACAGGGAGGCGATATCGCTGGCGTTCACAACCCTTCCCGGCATCGAGGAGATCTACCTTGCGGGTGAAACGAAGACGTCCTGCCGACTTATCTCGGGGGTCGATGCGGACCTCCGCGTGGTGAGTTTTGCTGAATATCCCTGCGCGCTGCTCTATTTCACGGGCAGCAAGGAACATAATGTGCACCTCAGGGGCATCGCGAAAAAGAGAGGCCTGAAGCTCAACGAATACGGATTGTTCGATGGCGACCGGCCCATCGCTGTCAGCTCCGAAAAAGATGTCTATCAGGCGCTGGGACTAGCATACATACCGCCGGAGATGCGCGAGGACATGGGAGAGATCGAAGCCGCCCAATCGGGGATGCTCCCCGAACTCGTTGAAGAGTCCGACGTGAGGGGGGTCTTCCATATCCATACCGATTTCAGCGATGGCTCCGATTCTGTGGAAAATATGGTCGAGGCGGCGAGGAAGCTGGGATTTTGCTACCTCGGCATATCCGATCACAGCAAGAGCGCCTATTATGCGGGGGGCCTCAAGAAGGACGACCTGTTCAGACAGTGGGAACACATTGACGGCCTCAACGAAAAGTGGGAGGATATCCACATATTCAAAGGCATTGAGAGCGACATCCTGCCCGACGGGAGTCTCGATTACGACGACGACATCCTGAGACATTTTGACTTTGTCATTGCCTCCATCCACTCGAACTTCAACCTCAAGGGCGATGAGCAGATCACCCGGGTCATAACGGCCATGGATAACCCCTGGATGACGATGCTGGGCCATCCCACGGGCAGATTGCTCCTGTCGCGGGAGGGCTACGGTATCGACATGAAGACCGTCATTGACGAGGCCGCAAAGCGCCATGTGATCATCGAGCTCAACGCGAGCCCTTACCGGTTCGATATCGACTGGCGGCATTTGCCATACGCCAGGAGCAAGGGCGTCATGATCTCGATCAATCCCGACGCCCACAGCACCGCCGGACTCAGCGAGGTTTTCTACGGTGTTGGCATTGCCAGAAAGGGGTGGCAGGAAAAGAAGGACATCCTCAATACCCGAACCAGGGAAGAAGTAGAAAAGGTCTTTCAAAACCGGAGGCGGCGATAGACCGCTGCAGCCGCCTGGATCGCCCGGGCGCCGGGGAAGGCTCTTCCTTGTCGTCATACCGGACTTGATCCGGGAGCCAGAGGTTTTTCTATCCCCGCATATTTCCTGGATTCTCGCTCGCGCGGGAATGACGGATGGGCAGGATATTCTTTTCCCTTGGACACTCCCCGGCGTAAGTGGTATAAATGATACATTCTAATTGTCCTGAATTCTGACATGAAAAAAAATATTGCCCCTGTCTTGAATAAACTCCAGGAAATGCACGGTGAGCCCCGGGTGGAGCTTTCCTATACGAACCCGCTTGAACTCACCATTGCGACGGTTCTTTCCGCCCGATGCACCGACGAAAGGGTCAATGCGGTGACGGAAGGCCTCTTCAGAAAATACAAAACGGTGAAAGACTACCTCAACGCCCCGCCGGCCGAGCTTGAAGAGGACATCCGGCCCACCGGTTTTTACCGGAACAAGGCGAAGAGCATAAAGAACATCGCCGGTGAGCTTCTCGAGAGATTTCAGGGGAAGGTCCCCGATGATATAGACACCCTTGCGACTGTGAAGGGGATAGGCAGAAAGTCGGCCAACATGATAGTCGGCCTTGCATACAGCAAACCGGGCGTTATCGTGGACACCCACGTGGCTCGCTTTGCCGGAAGGCTGGGGCTGACAGCAGGCAAAGACCCCGAAAAGATCGAAGAGGACTTGAAAAGGGAGGTGCCTATGCCCTGGTGGATGGCTTTCTCTCTTCTTTCGATACTCCACGGGAGATATGTCTGCAAGGCGAAGAAACCCGACTGTTCGCCCTGTCTCCTGCGTGAAGACTGTGATTATTACTCCATGGGAGGAAGATAAGATGTTTGATTCGGAAAAACTGACGGAGAAGCAGATCCAGGACTTGAACGAACTGTCACGACTTGCCAGGGGCGATATTATAACCATGACCCGTTTGGCCGGTACAGGCCACCCCGGCGGGTCCATGTCATCCCTCGACCTTTACCTGACCGTCTTTTCCCAGGCGGATCTCACGGGGGAGGACGCCGACCAGATCGTGATAAGCCACGGCCATACGTCCCCGGGGGTATATGCAAGCCTTGCCCGTCTCGGCCATATGCCCATCGAAGAGGTCGTTGCCTTTTTCAGGAAGACGGGCAGTCCCTTCGAAGGCCACGTGGTCAACGGCATACCTTTTATCAGGTGGTCTACCGGCAACCTCGGTCAGGGCCTGTCGGCCGGCGCAGGTTTTGCCATCGCCTCGAAGATGCGCGGCAGTTCGTCGCACGTGTACGTCTTTATGGGCGACGGTGAACAGCAGAAGGGACAGATCTCCGAAGCGCGGCGGCTTGTCGTGAAATACGGCCTTACGAACATAACCGTTCTGGTGGACTTCAATAGACTGCAGATCAGCGGCAGCACCGACGTCATCATGCCTCAGAACATCGTAGAGAACTACCTGTCTGACGGATGGGATATTATCGAGATCAACGGCCACGATCATCAGGAGATATACGGTGCCATGAAGAAGGCCAGGGCAGTCGAGAACCCGGTGTGCATCATCGCCAACACGGTCATGGGCAACGGGGTCCCTTTCATGGAGAACAAGGAGAAATTCCATGGCAGCCCCGTCAGCGAGGCGGAGTACAAGGAAGCCATGGGCATCCTCGGTCTGGAGGACAAACTCGACTATTACAGGGAAAAGAGAAAGGGAAAATGGACGTTCCAGCTGTCTCGCGAGGAATACGACCTTCAGATCGATGCCGGTGCGCCCTTCACATACCAGGAATCCGACAAGGTCGACAACCGCAGTGCCTTTGGGAAGGCGTTAAAGGACATGGGGGACAAGAACATCCCTCATGGACGCCCTGTAAGCGCTTTCGACTGCGATTTGGCAAGCTCGGTCAAAACGGCCGATTTTGCGAAGGCCTATCCGGACTATTTCTTTCAGGGCGGCATCCAGGAGCATAATACGGCGACCGTGGCGGGAGCCCTGTCGGCCAAAGGCGTGCTCACCTTTTTTGCGGACTTTGGTGTCTTCGGCATCGATGAGACCTACAACCAGCAGCGCATAAATGACATCAACGCCACGAATCTGAAGACGGCCATCACCCACGTGGGCCTTGACGTCGGTCCCGACGGAAAGACCCATCAGTGTATCGATTATATCGGTCTTGCCCGCGGGATGTACCGGGCAAGGACGATCGTTCCCTGCGACCCCAACCAGACGGACCGGGTCATCCGCTACGTGGCGGGAAGGCCGGGAAATTTCTTTGTCGGGATGGGGCGCAACCGCTGGCCGGTTATGTACGGGAAGGATGGGGAAGCCTGCTTTGCCGGCGATTACCTTTTCGAATACGGAAAGATGGACCTCATGGCTGATGGAACGGACGGTGCCATCATAACCTATGGAGGACTTGTTTCAAAGGCACTTGCCGCAAGAGAGAAGCTTACCGGGACGGGAAAGACCTTTGCGGTGGTGAACATGCCCTGCGTGGACGAGGCCGACGAGACCATGATGGCAAAACTGGCCGCTCTGCCCTGCATCGTTACCTATGAGGACCACAACGTCAAGACCGGAATCGTTCCCGTCATCACCGGATCTCTCCTGAAACTCGGATTCAGGGGCGCCTTCATTTCCCTTGGTGCCACCTCCTACGGGGCATCGGGCGATACGGACGAGGTGCTGGCAAGTCAGGGTCTGGATGTGGAAAGTGTGATCGCGATAATACTAAAGACTTTAAAGGAAAAATGACCAATTATCCGTTGCCCTGGTCATTAGCTTAAAAAAAGGGGTGTGCTGTGGAAGACATCAAGGGGATGTACAAGAAGATCGTCAAGGACAATTTTCCTGACACCATCAAGATAGATCTCGGTGGACAGGTGCTTATCTATAAGAAAAAGGTCTGGAACATCTTTGACGCCGACGAGAAATGCGATGTCGAGCGGGGTTTGCGTTACGGCGAGAATCCCGATCAGCCATCCGCGATGTACCAGCTGATAAACGGGAATATCACCCTGGGCGATGCAAGATTCTTCGACGCCGAAACGGGCCTTGTGAGCAGGGTTACCGAAAAGGACATGCTGCAGGTGGGGAAACACCCGGGGAAGATCAACCTGACGGACGTGGACAA is drawn from Syntrophorhabdaceae bacterium and contains these coding sequences:
- the amrS gene encoding AmmeMemoRadiSam system radical SAM enzyme encodes the protein MKEASFYEKKDEKTLHCFLCRHNCVIADGKRGVCGVRENRGGTLYSLVYGLPCAYHVDPIEKKPLYHFYPGSRAFSVATAGCNFRCLHCQNHDISQGPREEKRVFGEKVTAGEMVTQAAAARCNSISYTYTEPTVFFEYAFDIARIAREKGIANNFVTNGYIEEAPLRAIAPYLDAANIDLKGFNESFYRDICGAKLSGVLDTIRLHKELGIWIELTTLIIPGHNDSEEELRSIARFIAKDLGVETPWHVSAFYPTYKLLDAAPTSPQSLARARQIGIDEGLRYVYQGNIPGSGGEDTYCHNCHKTVIGRYGYAVTEYNLKGGDCKFCGSALDGVGL
- a CDS encoding methyl-accepting chemotaxis protein; amino-acid sequence: MRFFQNIRIGKRLGIGFSVFMIIIVLMALLGFKIIHGVDSKAGHIVETALEKTVLANTVMGVIYKAYSSMGVIAFTTDGAVIEAEKENLSRMRQAYGAALGSLEKLEQDPKGKEIITRYKALHERARDSNDRLIEYATNKEHAKAIEVYLNDSKAVSKDMITSLQSIIRYQEDNVRGQFLSIRQDNKRYTVVLIVFGIFALLLGIILSITITRSIVVPIRGNTRAVRAMAKGNLTIEVPTDRKDEFGDEMKAAKEMVEKWREVIGNLKVAAASISSAGVQLSASADQMSKGSGEQANRSSQVAAASVEMSQTVVDIARNTNSIANSAANAAKIAKEGEEIVNQATREVEEIARTVDGSAESIKTLGERSNQIGAIVNVIDDIADQTNLLALNAAIEAARAGDQGRGFAVVADEVRKLAERTANSTSEIGGMINAIQNDVERAVMTMNTVAKKVETGVDLSGKAGDSLRVIVASVDDLLGMVQQIASATDEMSATSEEINRDIEQIAAVSRETSVSSEQTAQASGELAKLSSDLEDIVSRFRV
- a CDS encoding sodium-translocating pyrophosphatase gives rise to the protein MSVKKGLSTALLLLMFMLVALPAFAGEADIVLPDLSTVTFNLFGSAVSGVSIMYFGIIICFVGLIFSVMQAKQTKNMPAHKCMLDVSAVIWETCKSYLAQQGKFLFILWVLIAVCMVYYFMGLSHAPFGNMAIILVCSILGILGSYGVAWFGMRINTWANSRTAFASLRGRPVEVVNIPLTSGMSVGLLLVSVELFFMICILVFLPKELVGPSFIGFAIGESLGASALRIAGGIFTKIADIGSDLMKIVFKLPEDDPKNPGVIADCTGDNAGDSVGPTADGFETYGVTGVALVAFLALALAANPMMSGTLIIWIFAMRILMILTSLVSYFINRGLTSSLYGSKTKFDFEQPLTNLVWITSIVAIIVTFWASYMLLGELSASQYPGLWWALAVIISCGTIAGALIPEFTKVFTSTKSRHVQEVVSAARHGGASLDILSGFVAGNFSAFWEGLTILVLMFISYLVSQHPSIVALMPAKFAFAAPVFAFGLVAFGFLGMGPVTIAVDSYGPVSDNAQSVYELSRIEAVPNIKADIKKNFGFDPNFDVAKDYLEEADGAGNTFKATAKPVLIGTAVVGATTMVFGIIILLENMYGNVVAHLSLVQPTIILGLLMGGAVIYWFTGAATQAVTTGAYRAVVFIKKNINLDKVEASIEDSKEVVKICTQYAQKGMWNIFIVVFFMALALSFFNPYFFIGYLIAIAFFGLYQAIFMANAGGAWDNAKKIVEVDLKEKGTALHEAVVVGDTVGDPFKDTSSVSMNPVIKFTTLFGLLATEIAVTIQSQTLKSVLGGIFFLIALIFIYRSFYGMRIGDETLE
- the polX gene encoding DNA polymerase/3'-5' exonuclease PolX; protein product: MPAGNIVTILEKIGMLLEIKGENPFKSRAYLNAAQTVSKNVEDLDRIVSEGRLREIKGIGEAIAARITEYMVTGKIDYYEELKSEVPESLLELTGVPNLGPKKIKVLFEELHITNVGQLEYACRENRLVNLPGFGEKTQEKILKGVEFIKRHKGEHLFGDVYPDAAAIRDRLRGLVSSGLVEVCGSIRRRKEVVKDMDILAAGDDREAISLAFTTLPGIEEIYLAGETKTSCRLISGVDADLRVVSFAEYPCALLYFTGSKEHNVHLRGIAKKRGLKLNEYGLFDGDRPIAVSSEKDVYQALGLAYIPPEMREDMGEIEAAQSGMLPELVEESDVRGVFHIHTDFSDGSDSVENMVEAARKLGFCYLGISDHSKSAYYAGGLKKDDLFRQWEHIDGLNEKWEDIHIFKGIESDILPDGSLDYDDDILRHFDFVIASIHSNFNLKGDEQITRVITAMDNPWMTMLGHPTGRLLLSREGYGIDMKTVIDEAAKRHVIIELNASPYRFDIDWRHLPYARSKGVMISINPDAHSTAGLSEVFYGVGIARKGWQEKKDILNTRTREEVEKVFQNRRRR
- the nth gene encoding endonuclease III gives rise to the protein MKKNIAPVLNKLQEMHGEPRVELSYTNPLELTIATVLSARCTDERVNAVTEGLFRKYKTVKDYLNAPPAELEEDIRPTGFYRNKAKSIKNIAGELLERFQGKVPDDIDTLATVKGIGRKSANMIVGLAYSKPGVIVDTHVARFAGRLGLTAGKDPEKIEEDLKREVPMPWWMAFSLLSILHGRYVCKAKKPDCSPCLLREDCDYYSMGGR
- a CDS encoding transketolase; the encoded protein is MFDSEKLTEKQIQDLNELSRLARGDIITMTRLAGTGHPGGSMSSLDLYLTVFSQADLTGEDADQIVISHGHTSPGVYASLARLGHMPIEEVVAFFRKTGSPFEGHVVNGIPFIRWSTGNLGQGLSAGAGFAIASKMRGSSSHVYVFMGDGEQQKGQISEARRLVVKYGLTNITVLVDFNRLQISGSTDVIMPQNIVENYLSDGWDIIEINGHDHQEIYGAMKKARAVENPVCIIANTVMGNGVPFMENKEKFHGSPVSEAEYKEAMGILGLEDKLDYYREKRKGKWTFQLSREEYDLQIDAGAPFTYQESDKVDNRSAFGKALKDMGDKNIPHGRPVSAFDCDLASSVKTADFAKAYPDYFFQGGIQEHNTATVAGALSAKGVLTFFADFGVFGIDETYNQQRINDINATNLKTAITHVGLDVGPDGKTHQCIDYIGLARGMYRARTIVPCDPNQTDRVIRYVAGRPGNFFVGMGRNRWPVMYGKDGEACFAGDYLFEYGKMDLMADGTDGAIITYGGLVSKALAAREKLTGTGKTFAVVNMPCVDEADETMMAKLAALPCIVTYEDHNVKTGIVPVITGSLLKLGFRGAFISLGATSYGASGDTDEVLASQGLDVESVIAIILKTLKEK